The window ACCGGGTATATCCGGTGGAAAGGCTGATCGACGGATAATACCCCGATTCGGCCTGCCCCTTTCGCGCGATGGCCGCCGTCGTTTCGGCGTCGGCCTGGCCGACCAGGGGATGCCGGGAAAGAGCGATCGCGACGACGTTGTCCATGTTCCAGAGGATTCCGGCCCGGGCGGCGTTGTCGTTCCCGCCCGATGCGCTCTCCCCGCGGGTTCCTGCGGGAGGAGAGGCAACGCCCGGCGGCGGTTCCTGCGCCCGGCAGGGCAAATGCCCCAACCACAGCAAGAGGGCGACGGATGCCGCGACCGGAAGACGTTTCCGGAAGATCATTTTTTTCCGCCTTTCCCCCGCTTCCCTCCTGCGCCCCCGCCGGGGGACAGAGCCTGCAGGCAGTACCCTTCCACCATGCGGGAAAGACGGGAAAGGGGTACGTCGATGATCCCCAGCATGCTGTGCCGCGTGGTTCCGTAAAGGATTCCCCGGAGAAGGGCCGCCGTATCCCGCACGGGGAAGCTGGGGCGGAGAGTGCCGTCTTGGAACCCTTGCGTCAATCCCCGGGAGAGGATGTCGGTCATGCGGCTGAACCGGTTCCTGCTTTCCGCGGAACGGCCGTCATTCCCGACGGCGAGATGATTCGGGAAATCCCGGAGGATCACGAGGAAGCGGGTCTTGTTCCGTTCGAGGTATTCGAAGTGGAATCGGATGAGGCCGGAAAGCGTTTTCGCCCCGGTCTTTCCATCCCCGGCCAGGCGTTCCGCCCCCGCCATGTACTCCTCCA is drawn from Candidatus Deferrimicrobiaceae bacterium and contains these coding sequences:
- a CDS encoding TolC family protein — translated: MIFRKRLPVAASVALLLWLGHLPCRAQEPPPGVASPPAGTRGESASGGNDNAARAGILWNMDNVVAIALSRHPLVGQADAETTAAIARKGQAESGYYPSISLSTGYTRSRAFSSTTNQNATGSSLFVEGAVSQILSDFGRTR
- a CDS encoding TetR/AcrR family transcriptional regulator, producing the protein MGEPSKRSAILAVASHLFAEKGYSNTTTAEIAQEAGVAEGTLYHHFGSKDGIFLTIFDEMVEEYMAGAERLAGDGKTGAKTLSGLIRFHFEYLERNKTRFLVILRDFPNHLAVGNDGRSAESRNRFSRMTDILSRGLTQGFQDGTLRPSFPVRDTAALLRGILYGTTRHSMLGIIDVPLSRLSRMVEGYCLQALSPGGGAGGKRGKGGKK